CGCCCATCCGCTGGAGCAGCCGGTCGAGGCCTTCGACGCGCTGCTCGGCCCGCCGTCGCAGTGGCTCGTCGAGTGGAAGTACGACGGCATCCGCGCCCAGCTGGTCAAGCGCGGCCAGGGCGTGTGCCTGTGGTCGCGCGGCGAGGAGCTGGTCACCGACCGCTTCCCCGAGGTGGCGGCACTGGCCGCTGCGCTGCCGGCGGGCACCGTGCTCGACGGCGAGGTGGTGGCCTGGAAGGCCGGCCGGGTGGCGCCCTTCGCGCTGCTGCAGCAGCGCATCGGCCGCAAGACGCTGACGAAGAAGGTGCTGGCCGACGCGCCGGCGCACTTCATCGCCTACGACCTGCTGGAGGCCGACGGCCGGGACCTGCGGTCGCGGCCGCAGCACGAGCGGCGCGCGCGGCTGGAAGCGCTGCTCGACGGCACCGGCGTCACCGTTTCGCCGCGGGCCACCGACGAATGGCCCGGCGAGCCGAGCTGGCACGACCTGGCCACCCTGCGCCAGGCCTCGCGCGAGCGCGGCGTCGAGGGCTTCATGCTCAAGCACCGCGACGCCGGCTACGGCGCCGGACGCACCCGGGCCGACGGCGTGTGGTGGAAGTGGAAGGTCGAGCCCTACGCGGTCGATGCGGTGCTGGTCTACGCGCAGCGCGGCCACGGCCGCCGTGCCAGCGTCTACACCGACTACACCTTCGCGGTGTGGAACCGCCCGCCGGCCGACGCGGCGGAGGCGGCCGCGGTGGTGGAGGCCATCGCCCGCCGCGAGCCGGCCGTCGCCGGCGCGCTGCAGCTGGTGCCGTTCGCCAAGGCGTATTCCGGCCTCACCGACGAGGAGTTCGGCCGCGTGGACAAGCGCATCCGCGCCACCACGCTCGAGAAGTTCGGCCCGGTGCGCACCGTGCGGCCCAGCCTGATCTTCGAGCTGGGCTTCGAGGGCATCGCCCGCAGCGGGCGGCACAAGAGCGGGATCGCCGTGCGCTTCCCGCGCATGCTGCGCATCCGCGACGACAAGCCGCTGCACGAGGCCGACACCCTGCAGACGCTGCAGGCGCTCCTGGGATCAGCCCCGGCGCCGTCGGTACCACCAGAAGCCGAGGGCGACGGCGGCGAGCACGCCCAGCAGCAGGCCCTGGAACTGGCGCAGGTCGCCGAGCAGGGATTCGGCGGCCTGGCCGAAGGCGCTGCCCAGCGCGGTGAAGCAAGCGGCCCACAGCAGCGCGCCCACGGCGTTGAGGGCGGCGAACAGCGGGGCGCGGATGGCGGTGGTGCCGATGAGCACCGGCCCGGCGATGCGCAGCCCCCAGGCGAAGCGCACGCCGAGGATCACCCAGGGGCCGAAGCGTTCGATGAGCGCGCGCACGCGGGCCGTCCGCCGCTCCAGTGACGGCCAGCGGCGGAACAGCGCCGGCCCGTGCCGGCGCCCGAGCCAGAACCAGAACTGGTCGCTGGCGAAGCTCGCCACCGACGCCACGCCGACCACGCCCGCGAAGTTCAGGTGGCCCTGCTGCACGGCCAACCCGGCCAGCAGCACCACCGCCTCCCCTTCGAGCAGGCAGCCCAGCGCCAGCAGCCAGTAGCCGTGGGTCTGGACCAGGTCGCCCAGGGCCATGCGCTGGCGGGGCCAGCGTCAGGCCGCGGCCGAGGGGCCGCCGTGGCGGGCGATGTCGCGAAGCGCCTGCTCCAGCGTGTCCATCGACAGTGGCTTGGGCAGCCAGCCGGCGCGGATGCCGTAGCGGGCCAGGTCCAGCGAACCGCCGACACCGGACGAGAGCAGCGTGTGCACCGTGGGGTGCTGCTCGGCCACCTTGCGCGCCAGCTCGATGCCCGAGAGCCCCGGCAGGTTGAGGTCGCTCAGCAGCACGTCGAAGCCCTGCTGCGACAGGCGCACCAGCGCTTCCTCCGCGCTGGCGACGTCGACCACCTGGTGGCCGAGCACCTCGATGCACTCGC
The sequence above is a segment of the Aquabacterium sp. J223 genome. Coding sequences within it:
- a CDS encoding DedA family protein translates to MALGDLVQTHGYWLLALGCLLEGEAVVLLAGLAVQQGHLNFAGVVGVASVASFASDQFWFWLGRRHGPALFRRWPSLERRTARVRALIERFGPWVILGVRFAWGLRIAGPVLIGTTAIRAPLFAALNAVGALLWAACFTALGSAFGQAAESLLGDLRQFQGLLLGVLAAVALGFWWYRRRRG
- a CDS encoding response regulator; the protein is MSSPPLPLTTPALRVLFVDDNALVRESMRECIEVLGHQVVDVASAEEALVRLSQQGFDVLLSDLNLPGLSGIELARKVAEQHPTVHTLLSSGVGGSLDLARYGIRAGWLPKPLSMDTLEQALRDIARHGGPSAAA